The Stenotrophomonas sp. ASS1 genome segment GCTGCAGCACGCCGATCTCTTCGCGGCGGGCCTGGATGTCCAGGCGCACGGTGTTGCCGACCACCAGCGCGGCGCCCACGCCGAGCAGCACCGACAGCACCTGCACCAGCCGCGCACCGAACGCGAGCCAGGCATCCAGGCGCTGGCGCCACAGCGCATCGTGCTGCACCAGGTCGGCCTCGGGCAGGCTTTCCAGCGCGCGCGCCAAGCGCGCGTCGTCCTTGCCCTGGCCGGGGGTGATCACCAGCAGCGAGGGCAGTGGATTGTCGTTGAGTGCATCGATCGCCTCGCCGAGGCCGGCATCGCGCAGTTCCTGCAGGCCCTGCTCGGGCGTGCGCACGTTCACTTCGGCCACGTCATCGCGATCGCGCAGCTGGCCGGCCAGGCGCAGCGCGCCGGGACCATCGACGTTGCCCTTCAGGAACACGTTGATGTCGCGCGACTGCTGCACGCTGCCGGCGAACTGCTTGAGGTTGTCCAGCGCGATCGACAGGCCCAGCGGCAGGGCCAGCGCCAGCGCCATGACCATCACCGTCAGCAGGGTCGCCCACGGCTTGCGGCAGGCGCGGCCGAGGCTGAACACCACGCTGTGCACGTGGTGCTGGACCCAGACGCCCACACGCGACGGGGCGGCGGCTTCGCTGTTTTCGTTCTTCGCCATCGATTACTCCGCCAGGTCCTGCGGCGAGATGTCATCCACCAGCCGGCCGTGGTCAAGGATCAGCACGCGCTTGCGCATGCGGCGCAGCAGCGGCAGGTCGTGACTGACCACCAGCACGCTGGTGCCGCGCGCGGGCAGCTCGGCGAACAGGGCCATGATCTCCGCCGCCAGGGTCGGGTCGAGGTTGCCGGTCGGCTCATCGGCCACCAGCAGCTTGGGCTCACCGACAATGGCGCGGGCGATGCCGACGCGCTGCTGCTCACCGGCCGACAGCTGCGAGGGCAGCGCCTTCTCGCGATGGCCCAGGCCCATCCGCTCGAGCACCGAGCGCACACGCTTGTTGATGTCGCTACGGCGGGTGCCGCGCAGGATCAGCGGCAGCGCCACGTTCTCGGCGATGGAGCGGTCCATCAGCAGGCGGTGGTCCTGGTAGACCGCCCCCACCGCGCGTCGGTGGCGGGGCACGTCGCCACCGCGCACCTTCAGCAGGTTGCGCTCATCGAACACCACCGCGCCGCGGCTGGGCCGCTCGTCCAGGTGGATCAACTTGAGCAGGGTGCTCTTGCCCGCACCGGAATGGCCGGTGACGAACAGCATCTCGCCCGGCGCGACCTCGAAGCTGACATCGGTCAGTGCCTCGTGGCCACCGGCGTACTGTTTGCTGACATTGTCGAAGCGCAGGACACTCATGCCCCGATTATGCAGGACCAGCGCGACGGATCGGTAGCGCCATCGGTAGTGCCGGCCGCTGGCCGGCAGCTTCGTGGGTTGCCGGCCAGCGGCCGGCACTACCCTGCCCCATGGGGCACCACCATCGGCCGATCAGCTGCCCGACAGCATCCGGCGGATCTTGCGGCCGATGCGGGTCAGGAACGAATCACCGGTATCGGCCGCGGTGCGCACCGGCTTGGCCACCACCTGCACCGGGGTGACCGGGCTGGCGCCATTGCCGGCCGTGGCCTGCACGCCTTCGGCACCTTCGATCGGACGGCCGTGGCGACGACGACGACGCTTGCGCGGCTTGCGCTCGCCATCCACCGCACCTTCCGGCGCACCTTCGGCACGCGGCGGACGCGGCGGGCGCGGAGCCTGGGCGACAGCGGCTTCAGCACCTTCCACCGGAGCGGCCGCAGCCTGCTCGCCTTCCACGCGCGGCTTGCGCGGGCCACGCGAACGGCGCTCGCCGCTGCGCTCACCGTCGCGACGCTCACCGCGGCCACCGCTGGAGCGGCCACCACTGCGGCCACCGCCACGACGCTCTTCCTCGGCGGCGCGGGCTTCGCGCGCTTCCCGGAAGATCTGGCCAACGCTCTCGTTCTCTTCGCCGTCCTCGCCTGCGGCCGGGGCCGGGCGTTCCGGGCGCGGCAGCGCGGTCAGCAGCTCCTTGGTGACCGGCTCGGACGGAATCTTCTGCTCGATGTAGGCCTCGATGTCCGGCAGGCTCATCGCATAGCGTTCGCA includes the following:
- the ftsE gene encoding cell division ATP-binding protein FtsE, which gives rise to MSVLRFDNVSKQYAGGHEALTDVSFEVAPGEMLFVTGHSGAGKSTLLKLIHLDERPSRGAVVFDERNLLKVRGGDVPRHRRAVGAVYQDHRLLMDRSIAENVALPLILRGTRRSDINKRVRSVLERMGLGHREKALPSQLSAGEQQRVGIARAIVGEPKLLVADEPTGNLDPTLAAEIMALFAELPARGTSVLVVSHDLPLLRRMRKRVLILDHGRLVDDISPQDLAE
- the ftsX gene encoding permease-like cell division protein FtsX, which produces MAKNENSEAAAPSRVGVWVQHHVHSVVFSLGRACRKPWATLLTVMVMALALALPLGLSIALDNLKQFAGSVQQSRDINVFLKGNVDGPGALRLAGQLRDRDDVAEVNVRTPEQGLQELRDAGLGEAIDALNDNPLPSLLVITPGQGKDDARLARALESLPEADLVQHDALWRQRLDAWLAFGARLVQVLSVLLGVGAALVVGNTVRLDIQARREEIGVLQLLGASDGFIRRPFLYLGAWYGLGAGAVALALIAAAGAALRVPLAELSRSYGSPFVLHGLDLLHGSLVLLGTLLLGWLGAWLVTGHFLRQTRPTDT